One Archangium violaceum genomic window, GGAGTTCGAGATCTACCACGGTGACACGCTCACCAACGACTGGGACATGCTCCGCGAGACGAACCCCGCGAAGAAGCCTTACTTTGATGCAGTGGTCGCCAACCCGCCCTTCAGCTACCGGTGGGAACCCACCGAGGCGTTAGGCGAGGACGTGCGCTTCAAAAACTACGGGCTCGCGCCGAAGTCGGCTGCGGACTTTGCGTTCCTCCTGCACGGCTTCCACTACCTGAAAGACGAAGGCGTGATGGCGATCATCCTGCCGCACGGCGTGCTGTTCCGGGGTGGCGCCGAGTCCAAGATTCGCACGAAGCTGCTGGAGGACGGGCACATCGACACGGTCATCGGGTTGCCAGCGAACCTCTTCTACTCGACCGGCATTCCCGTGTGCATTCTGGTGCTGAAGAAGTGCAAGAAGCCCGATGACGTGCTGTTCATCAACGCGGCCGAGCATTTCGAGAAGGGCAAGCGTCAGAACGTCCTGAGCGACGAGCACATCGAAATGATCATCGACACCTACAAGCATCGCAGGGAGGAGGATCGCTACTCCAGGCGGGTGGAGATGGCGGAGATCAAGGAGAATGGTTACAACCTGAACATCTCGCGCTACGTGAGCACGGCCGAGCTGGAGGTCGAGATCGACCTGGCGGCGACGCACCAGGAGCTGGTGCAGATCGAAGATGAAATCCGCGAGGCGAAGGACCGCCACAACGGCTTCCTCGAACAGCTTGGACTGGCACCGTTGCCGTAGGTGCACGTCCCGCGCGTCCGCCCCAGCCCCCGACGTCGACGCAGCCACCGCCTCGTCGTAGCGTCCCGGCTCTCGCTCCCGCCGCTGGTTCACACGAGGCGCTCTGGGAAGCCCCGATCTCCCGGAGCCCATGACATCCACCACTTGCGCACGCGCCCTCGTCCGGCCTCCTTCGTCGCAAGCTCCCGTGAGGGGACCAACTGCTGGCCAGTCCCGCGCCAGTCCCGCACCAGTCTCTGGTCGCGCACGCCCGGCGCGCACAACGCGCCCATGTGCGCGTTGCAGCCCGCAGTGGCGTCCACGCCCCGGACCACCGTGATCGACGCGCCACGCGCCAACGTGGGCGCCCGTTCGCAGCTCGCGCGGGACAGCGCCCCGATGAGCAACAGTCCGGCCCCGCGTGGGACAGTTGATCACCCGGTCACCGTTCCGGAGAAAGAGGGTCGGCTGTTAACCAAGTCTCGGCTTCTCTCTCCCCGTGGGCATGAGAAGAGAGCGCGAACGCCGTCCCGCGCGACCTCGACGCGCCCGTCTTCACGCCCGCGGCGTTCTCTGTGCGAGCGCCGTCCCGACGCACGCGACGCTCGCCGACGCGCAAACCCTCGGGAAATCAGGGGAGAAAAGGCGAAGCCCCCGAGGCAGGTACCTTGGGGGCTCCGTTAACTGCACCCGTTCACGAAGTTCGCGAACGACTAGAAATGGCTCGGGAATGGAGACTCGGAGCATTGGCCCTGATGGTGTTTGTGCTCTTGGAGGAGGGGACTTCGCTGCGTGATCAAACACGGCCCCCAAAAGAAAGCGGGCGCCGTGGACGACGCCTGCCTCCTTGGCACAAGGGGCGCTCACGCCACCCCGGGGCACTGTGCTCGCAGGGCGGTGGCCGTCGCCTTATGTCGCGAGCCGGATGCGAGCCGTGTCCGCAATGGCCGCCAGCGCTTGTCGCTTCAAGCTGGCCGCCTTGCCCATCCAGATGGACTCAAGGCGCAACGTGTCCACGTTCTTGCCCTTAGGGACTCGCGTGTGCCGGTGGTGATCGGCGTACTCGCTGAACGCCTGGAGGGCACCCCACGCGGTGCTGCGGATGGAACCCTCGAGGCCCCGTCCGGCGTGGAACAGCTCCACGACCTTGTTGCGCCCCTTCATCAGGCGCGGGTGCTCGGTCTCGTCCTGGGGCAGCGGCATCACCACGTCGATGACGTTGCGCAGCTGGTGCTCGCTGAAGCGCGTCATGGCGAGGTGGTCGGAGAGCGCCGCGAAACGCTCGTAGCCCTGCACCAAGCGCCGGAAGGCCCTGCCGGCCTCGTCGAGTCGCGCCTTAGCGCTTGAAGTGTGCAGGATTTGCCACTCCGCCCCGTCCCGCTCCCCGAGCGCGACACCGATGGTGTTCTGGCACACCACGCGCGTGGCCACGTTCTTGAGCGTGATGGCCGTGGTCCCGTCGTGCCCCGTGTAGCCGAGCACGTAGCGCTTGATGATGCTCTTGTCTCCCCGGACGCACATAGGCTCGGGGAGCTCGCCCAATAGCCACCCACGCTCGCCGTGGCGGCCCAGAGTCCCAGCGGTGTGGAAGATGCAGCGCACACCGCCCGCGGCCTCCACGAGCGTGCGGGCCACGTCCTCGAACTGAATCACCTCGTAGCCCTTGGAGACGGTAGACAGGTACCCGCCGGTGTCCTGTCGGAAGAGGGCCTTCTTGTCCGGAATGGGCTCATCCATGCCCGGGGCGAAGACGGGCCGCTCCTCTGCCATGTAGAAGCCGGCGGCCTCCACGATGGACTCGTAGTCGGTATTCTGCGGCAGCTGCGTGCCCAGGCCATGCCAGGGCACCTGACCCACGAAGGCCATTTCTTTGATGTCGTGAGGCATGGTGCTCCTCCTTGTCGATGAGTGAGGGCGCGCCTCGAGCTCTCGGAACGCGGGCTGGATGGGCCCGTGCCCCGCTCGTTCGCGGTGCGCACCTCTGGATGGGTTGGAGGACTGCGGCGGTCGGTTGGCCGACGCCAGCAGGGGGAGTCCCTGCCAGGGGCTTATACCGAGGCGTGCACTTCCGATTCGGCGGGGGCGGAACCGCGGCTCTTCGTCTCGTTCATGGCGGAGGCGGAGCTCTCTTTACCGCGTAAAGAAATGCTCCGGCGTGGCCGTGAATGGCGAGCCGACCCTCCGTGTCTCGCTGCCGCGCACTACGCGATGAGGGCCACGGTGATGGTTTGAGCCCGGCGTACGGCGAACCACGTGAGCCTTGATATTCGGGGCTGTACGCTACCAGAGGAGTAACCCATGTGTTCTGGCTCCTCACGTCACGAAACGCCTTGGCTACCATTCCTCCCCCGAAACCAGGGCTGTGCCGCTCTGACGGGTTGACTAGGGATTGGAACCTTGGCGGTAGTGCTGGGCTTTCCTTCTGCGATTGGCTGTGTTACCCGTAGCTGCACAATCCAGCCGCAACCCAACACACCGGAGGTGTTGTCATGCCGCGCGTTTCTCCCTCGCGTCGGACGGGGACTCGTCTTGCCTCGACTCCCGCCCGCCCCCCCTTGGGCCTTCTCACGCTGCTCTCCCTGGTCCTGCTGTGCCCTGTCGCCTGTGCGAGCAACAGTCAGCCTCAGGCGTATGCCACCACCCGGGATGCACTCGCGGATCTGGACGAGTTCGGAGCGCTGCTCATGCGGGCGGGGCTTCCTCCGGAGTTGCTGCCCTCGGGACGCGAGGTGTCCCCGGAGCAGGCCAAGCAGCTCCGGTTGCAGTTTCACCTCTACCCGCTCTATCCGCCCAAGCCCGTGGAGTACGCCCCCTGGCTCGTCGCGGACGTGCTACTGCTCGACATCACGCTCAAGAGCACCGCCGTTTCCCGGGCCGAGCTGGGTCGTCGCATCCAGGAGTTCAAACCCCTCCTGGTGCTCCGCCCCGACGGCTACCTCGCTGAGGCGCTCACCGGCAGGGCCGAGCGATGCGTAGGTCCGGTGGAGGTGAAGGACAACACCTACCGCGCTGGCGACTACGAGCTGGGCGCCTTCTACAGGCCCGATGAGAACAACGAGCCGCAACCCGTTTCCGTTGGCGGGCAGTCCGCCGCATCCCATTAGCCGCTTCCTCGCCAAGACTCGTCCATGTCTCGCTCACCTCACGGCCCTGCTGCTCGCATCACCTTCGAGTCCGGTGGCTACCGCTACAGCATCTTGCGCCACCTCGTCACCCACCCCCAGTACGACACCCTCCTGCTCGCCTCGCGCCAACACGCGGAGGGTGGGCCCGTCAAGCTGGTGGAGCTCAAGCCCGTGGTGTTGGAGGAGGGCCATGAGGGACTGGAGCGCGTGCTCGAGGAGGTGCGGCTCGCCCGTTTCCTACGGCACCCCAACAACATCGCCGCCGTGTACGGGTATGCGGTGCAGAACGAGCTGCCCTACATCGTCATGGAGCACATGCGCGGCTGCTATCTCCTCACCGCCATGGACGCCGCCGTGGCCGTGGGCCGCCGCCTGTCTCCGGCCTTCGCCGCCTACGTCGCCGGTGAGGTGGCGGACGCCCTCGACTTCGCGCACCGTGCCGTGGACGAAGCGGGCCGTCCTCTCCACCTGGTGCATCGGGCCGTGGGCCCCATGCGTATCCGCCTCGGGCGCAATGGTCGCGTCCAGGTCACCAACTTCGGCGCCGCTTATTCGGAGCTGCTGGGCCGCATCCGCTCGCCGGACGGACTCCTTCGGGGGGACCCGTCCTACATCGCCCCGGAGATTCTCCTGGGCTTCCTCCGGCCCGAGCCGGGCCTGCGTGACGTGCTCACTCCCAGGAATCTCGACGGACGCGCAGACATATTCTCGGTCGGCTTGGTTCTGCTGGAGATGCTCCTGGCGAGCTACCCCCTCGACCCGCCCGACTCTCTGTGGCGTGACGTGAAGCGCCGCTTTCCGGCCGAAGTCCGCAGCGAGGTGCCCACCTTCATCAAGCTGGAGACGCTCGCTGACCGCGTGCTGCACTTTGGCCCGGAGGAGGTTCAACGAGTGGCCGAGGATGTGCCGACGCCGCTACGGCAGATTGTCTCCAAGGCGCTGCGCCCCAACCCAGATGAGCGCTACCAGATCGCGGGCGAGCTGCGCGACGAGCTGCGCGCCTACCTTCGTGGATTACCTCAACCCTACGGCGCGAAGGAGGCCGAGGAGGAGTTGGCCGAGATTCTCAAGGAAGCCTTCGACCTCGACAAGCTGGCCGCCCACGCTGGCGTGGAGCGGGGCGTGCTCCCCGTGCCGCCCGACATCGATACCGACGACTTCCACTGAGAACGCACCATGGCCCAGGTACATAAGACACAAGCGAAGCTGGCCCTTCACCTCGGAGCGATGGCACGCGAGGCGCGTGCACGCGCGGGGCTGACGCAGGAGGAAGCGGCTGAGCGCATTGGCGTGGCGACGGAGGTGTACGGACGCCTGGAGCGTGGCAACATGCTCCCCAGCCTTCCCACGCTCATGCGCCTATGTCGCGCGCTGGCCGTGGATGCGAACCGGCTGCTGGGTTTTTCGTCCTCGACGCCTCCCGCCTGGCTCACCCTTGAGATTCCCGGTGAAGATGAACCGCCCGCGATGCGCCGTCTTCTTCGCACGGTGCGCAAGCTGAAGCCGCGCCACCTCGCTGCGCTCAGCAACGTCGCCAGCGCACTGCTGCCCCCTTCGGGCTCGGGGGTCTCACGCACCTCGAAGCGCGCTGCCTCATGAGGAACTCGCGGATATGGACGTGGCATTGAAGAAGTACCTCGGGAAGTCCGCGCGGGCCGCCCGCGTCCACAAGGGCTTCACTCAGGCCGAGGTGGCTCAACGCGCGGAGCTAGCCGTGGCCGTCTACGGACGCATCGAGCGCGGTGAGATGATGCCCAGCCTTCCGACGGTGCAGCGGCTTTGCCGCGTGCTGGAGGTGGATGCCAACACCCTGCTGGGGTTTTCATCTCCGACGCCGCCCGCGTGGTTCACTTCACCGCCTCCGAAGGAGAGGCCGGCTGTCCACGAATTCCTCCGCACGGCACGCCGGATGAAACCTCGCCAGCTCAGAGCGCTGCGGAGCGTGGCCCAGGCCATGCTCACGACGAACTCGAGCACTTCCCGACAGCTCACGCTCCCGACGCAGGATGCGCGCTGCTGACCATGACCCGCCTGAAGCTGGACCGATGAAGGACCCTCACCATCCGGCGTGCGGCATGACGCGCGGAGGACTTTGGTAGATGCGACCCATGGAACTCGAACAGCTACAGCCCGAACAGCTCCAGCAATCCCTGGGAGAAGTGGCCCGAGCGGCACGCGAGCGGCTGGGACTCACTCAGGCCCAGGTGGCGCGCCAGGCCGGAATCGCCGCCAACGTGTACGGCCGCATTGAACGCGGCGGAATGATGCCCGCCGTCCCGACGCTGCGAAAGCTCGCGCGCACCCTCGGCATCTCCGCGGACGCGCTGCTCGCGTTGAGTTCCGCCGACGTGGCCGCCTCCGTCGATGCGCCCGCACCCGAGGGCAACCTGTCGCCGGAGCTGCTGCAACTCGTGAGCATGCTGCGCGGGTGGAGCCCCGCGAAGGTGAAGCGGCTGATTCGGGTGTTGAAGGTGCTGGAGAACGCGACCGACGACGAGTGAGCGGACGCAACGAGATTGGGCTGGAGCCAGGGGCCGAGCTGCACCCGGACTTTGGAGGGGTGCTGGTGTGCGCCGCCCTGGCTCTGGCCGCTGTACGCGAGGCAAACGCCGGTGCTCCGCGTGGACACGGGCACGCGCCAGGTGCGATCCGAGGAGCGCAACCTGAGAGCCGAGTCGTGCTAGCCTCCAACTCCGGAGGTCGACTCATTCCATGCAACTCCCGCCGTTCAAACAGCCCGAGTCCGGGGACATTGTTGGTGACTACCGCCTCACGTCGAGGCTGGGCGATGGCGGACAGGGGCTCGTCTTCAAGGCCGAACGTGCGGGCCGCTTCTTCGTCATCAAGTTCTTCCGCGCCCGCGAGCTGGACGCATGGGGCCTCATGGAGGTGTCCATCCTCCAGAAGTTCAAGCACCCCAACATCGTCCGCGTCCGTGGCTACGACCGCTGGCCGGATCCGGACCACGGTTACTTCTACATCGTCATGGAGTGGGTGGACGGCCTGACGCTGGAGCAGTACGCCCTCACGGAAAACCCGTGTGCCCGCCGGTGCGCGGGCCTCATGCTGACACTGGCCCGCACCCTCGGGGCGGTGCATCGCAAGAATGTCCTTCACCGTGACATCAAGCGTGACAACATCATCATTCGATCGCGCAACGCGGAGCCGGTGCTGGTGGACTTCGGCATAGGTGCCGTGGCCGACGCCACCCCGGTGCCCGGCTCCAGCGTGCTTCCACCCGGAACGCAGGAGTACGTGAGCCCCGAGGCGTGGCGCTTCCTCGGGGAGAACGCGGGCGAGCCGGTGAGCTACAAGTCCCAGGTGTCCGACGAGCTGTGGGCGCTGGGCGTTACCTTCTACTGGCTCCTCACCAACCGGCTGCCCTTTGGCACCCGGCGCAACCCTCTCATGGTGAAGGCGATTCTCGGCACGACTCCTCCGGCCCCGCACGAGTGCAACCCTCGGGTGCCCAAGGCGCTGTCCGACGTGTGCATGCGCATGTTGGTGAAGGAGCCCGCCGTGCGCTTCCCGGACATGTCGGCGCTGTGCGCAGCGCTCGAGTCGGCGTTGGCCGCGGCCCAGGGCGACGCGAGCTGGGACGTGCCACTGGGCGACCCGGACGCGCCGGAAGAGGCGATGGCGGACGAGATTCCAGCGCAGGTGCCCTGGGACGAGGAGGAGCTCGCGGTGCGCAGGTGCTTCGCACTGCCGCGACGCGGACAGAAGAAGCAGGGTGACGAGGAGCGCCGTCCTCCTGTCGTTGCCCCGCCTGTGCTGCCCGCAGCGCCTCCAAGCCCCGCGCCGGTGGCCGAGGCCCTGGCGGCGCGTATGGCGGCCATATTCCCCGCCCATGCCTGGGAAGGCGTGCCGTTCCCCGAGGAGGAGGTGCCGGCTCCGCCGTTGCCGGCGGCGCAGGGCTCCGTGGCTCCCGCGCCGGCTGTCGCCGCCTCCCAGGTGGAGGATGCAGGACCCACACGCGAGGCCGCTCCCAGGCGAGGGCCGTTGAGGCTCGTAGTCTCGCGGGCCTTCCCCACCTTCATGGGCACTCTGCCCGTGCGCGCCGTGGCCCTGGACGGCCTACGCCGGGCGGCGTTGGTGCTGGTGTTGATGGCAGTGGCGGCTGCGGCCAGCGCGGGCGCGGTGCTTGCCGCCTCTCCCTCCTCTCGGGCAGGAGGCATGGCGCAGCGCCACGTTGCACCAGAACCTTTTACGTCCTCCGGCAACAGCCCGACTCTCCACGCCTACCTCGCCCGGGAATTGGCGGTTTGGCGGGAGTCGCCGCAAGCTGGCGGGAGCGCGGCGCTGTTTTTGCCTCCTACCCCCGCGCCGGCATTCACCACCGCCATGCTTCGCAAAGAAGACTTCAGCGTGAACACCCCCGAGAAGCCCCAGGCCCGGCGTGCCCGTTTCGCGGAGAAGTGCGTCACTGCGGCCTGCTGCGCCGTCCTCGGCGGTTGCGTTGGCGCGCCCTCGGTGCGCCCGGCTCCGAAGCCCGAGGCGTGCCCCTCGAGCGCCCTGGACGCCATGGAGAAGCTGCACATCCGTATCGGGCAGGAAGCCGCAGGCTCGTTCCCTGTTGTCGGCGGCACCAAGCCCGTCCCCGTCAACCAGTTCAGCACGTTCACGCTGGTGGAGCCCTTTGGGGAACTGAGGCCCGGCACCGTGCTCTCCGGGCGCCTTATCTTCGGGGAGGGCCGCGTCTACGGTCGCTTCACCCAGGCCAAGCAGGCCCAATCGAAGGGCGGACAGACGTACCCCGTCTGCCTGGAGCTGCGGAGCCGGGCCGGGGAGCTTGGCGTGGAAACGAAGCCGGACGGCGGGCCCGACTCCGCCGTGGTTTCCTCTGCCCAATACGTCAGGGCGGTGGACCGCTTCGAGTAGCGCCGTGCGTGGGTTCGGCCGGCTGGAGGCCGGGCGCCTGGAGGGCAGGGGTGTGGTAGAGGCCGGACTCGTCTTGGCGCTTGCTCGCCCCCATCAAAGTTGACCTCCCGTGCTCCTGGCATCTCCTGTCGGCCTCCTGGCGCTGGCCCTTCTTTCCACTCCCTCGGCCGTGTCCTCGGCTCCCTCTGCGGATGAGTGCGAGGCGGCAAGCCCTCGTATCGAGCTGGCTGCCATGCCCACCAAGGGACAGGCGCCGGTGGTGTGTATCGGCCCGGGCCTGCCCATCACCTTTCGCTTCGACTCGTTGCTCCGGCAGGACTCCCTGAACATTCAGGAGCGGGGATGGTTCGAGGATTGGGCCTTGGGACAACAGACGCTCACGCTGGTTCCCCGCGAGAACCTGGTCGCCAGGAAGCGGACTGAAGTGGAGGTGTGCTTCGCGGATGGTGCCGCGCCCGCGTGCGCCACCTTCGTGCTCGTGGTCCATCCCGGGCTCGGCATGCAGGAAGTGAAGGTGCTGCGCCAGACGCGCCCCGTGGCGCACTTTCAGCAAGCCGCCAAGGAGGCCGAGGCTGAGGTCCAGCAGTGTCGTGCGGAGGTGCGGCAACTGCGCGCCGAGCGCGGTGTGCCGGATGGATTGAGCGGCGCCATCGCGTCCGGACTGGTGAATCGCGGCACGGGTGTTGAAAGCAAGGACCTGAGCGACACCGCTACTGAGAAGGAGGGCAACGCTCTCGCCAAGCACGAAGTCTTCAGCTACCGCGCGAAGGAGCGGGTGGCGGTGGAGGTGTATCTCAGGAACCCGGGAAAGGAGCCCTGGACGGCGGCGGGCGCGGTACTCCGCGGGCCCAAGGGCGAGGTGCTCAAGCCGCTGCTGCTCTGGCAGCCGGGCGCCATCCTTCCGGCCGCGCCGGGATACGCACAGGAGAGCGAGCGAGGTCGCGTCGTAGTGGAGATGCTGGCCACGGAGAAAGAGGCCCGGGGGACGTACACCCTCATCCTGTGGGACGCGGAGCGCCAGCGCACCGTCACCCTCGGCAACGTGACGTTCCCCGAGTAGGTACTGCCACCGCAGTGGCCCGGCTCGACCAAGTTCACTGCCGGCCGAGACGCTCGGAGACCGCACGGAGCATCGCCCCCAGACGGTTGAAATCCACCGTGGTGACGATGCCTCCCTCCAGCACCCGCTGGAGCTCTGCCCAATCATCGATGAGAGAGCCCACGCAGAGCGACGGCTCCTTCTGGAACTCGGTCCACTCCGGGGGCTCGACAACCCAATAGTAATCCATGTCGTCGATCTCCAGGGCACTGACGCCTGCCTGCTGGAAGTGCTCGACAAGTCTTGTCAGGAGGAGGGGGAGTTGCCGCAAATGGATGTCGATGCGCACGGCATTGCTCGCCCCAGGAGTCGAGGTGGAAGGCTCGAGGATGCGGTCGGAGACGACACGGAGCACAGCCCCCAGGCGCTCGAAATCAACTGAGGTGGGCGTGCCGCCCTGGCGCACCCGCTGAATTCCTGCCCAGTCCTCTAGGAGAGAGCCCACGGACAGCTTGGGCTCCTGGTGGAACTCGGTCCACTCCGGGGATCTGACAACCCAATAACGGTCCATGTCGTCGATTGTCAGGACGTCGATGCCAAGCTGCTGATACCCCTCGACGAGTTTCGTCAGGGCCAGAACCAACTGTTGTAAACGAAATTGCATACGCTCAACCGCCCCCGTTCAACGCCAGCAGCGCTTCTTCGACTTTTCTCAGCTCCCCACGCTGCTTCGTCAATTGCTCCTCCACTTCTTCGATTCGTCCCGAAATGATCTTCCGTTGAATTTCAGGAGGCTGGTTCTTGAGCTTTCCAAGATTATCGTTGGCGAAGGGATCAGTACGGTACTCCAGCAGCTTCTTCTCATGCTCCTCTATCAGCTTGATGAAGCTTCTTCTTGATTTTTCGAGTTGCGCTCTCGTCAAGCTCAAGTAGGGATTCTTGCTTTTACTCCCCGGGGGCTGGTCATCCTTGCTGGCCATGTGGAGGATGGAGATGGTGCCCACGCCCACCTCCAGCGTGGTCGTCACCGTGCCCGCTGACACCGCCACCGTCCTTACCGCCAGCAGGCCATCTGCCGAGAGGGACAGCACCGGCATGGTGACCTCCAGCCCGCCCAACGTCCGCGTCAGCGTGCTGGCCGTGCCCCCCGCCGTGCCCAATGTGAGGATAAGGTTCGTCGCCAGTTTCGAGACCGCCTTCACCTGCTCGCCCCGAGTCATGTACCGGAAGCGCTCGAGGTACTCCGGCGAGGAGGCGATGAGGGCCGCAACCCCCGCCGGTAGGTGTCGCAGCGAAGCGATGCTGTCCGACGGATGGGAGAGCAGCTGGCCCACGGCGTGGTACAGGTCGACATATGCCTCCTGTGCCCCATCCAGTGTGCGGCTGATGTAGTCGGCGTCGTCATACACCTCGGCCAGTGGGGGCCCTTCCATGACGGGGCGCAGTTGCGCGTCCGCCTGCCGGAAGACCCAACCGCTGACAGTGTAGAAGCGCCCGAGCTCGAAGGAGCCAGCGCGGAAGGCTTCCTCCTTCCACTCCACCGGCCCCACCTTCTGCTGCGTGCGTCCGTTGAGCGTCCAGGCCAGGTAGCCGTCCGGCCGGAGCACGGCCACGCTCTTGAATCGCTCCACCCGGCGCAGCAGCTCCTCGCGGGAGACTTCCCCTCCCTCCAGCACCTCACGCAGCAGGTGGCAGACGGCCATGCGCGGCGGGAACGAACCCAGCGTCACGGGCTTGTTCAGCAGCACCGTCAGCACCCGGGCCGCCCCCTGGGGCGTGAGGGGAGCGCCTCGCGGGGGCTCGTCGTTGACGTTGTCCAGGCCCGCGAGCAGCAGCAGGTACTCGAAGGCGTCCGCCTGCCTGGCCCCGCTGGCCACCGCGCGCACGGCCACCTCGGCCGGGCTCACCATGGCCACCTCCGTGCCCTGCACGCGCTCACCCCGTCGGCGGAGCAGCCGAGTGGGTGCATTCGAGCCCGTGACCGCGTACTGGGCGTGACCACGCACCTCGCCCGCCAACCCGGGAGAGGCACGCGGGTTGCGGTCCAGAAGCATGCCGCGTCCCGCAGGTGGCGTCACCGTGATGCAGCCGGTGGACAGCACGACGGCCCCAAGCACCAGGGCCACCCACTTCCGCGCCAGCTCAGCGAGCATGCTCCACCCCCAGTCCCAGGGACGCGAAGGCGCCGGGGCGCAGCGTCCCGTCCGGTGTCGGGAACAGCAACGTGCCGCCTTGGCCCACGGCGTACATCCACCCGCCAAAGCGCCAACGCACCTCGCCCGAATACAAGTAGCGCGCCTCCGGTTTGCCCACTCCGGTGGCGAGCGCGCTGACGGCCACCTCCACGCGCCGCTCGGCCAGCTGCGCCGCGAGCCGCCCGTCCACGTCCACGCGTCCCCAGGTAAACGCCTCCACCCCCACGGAGAGGTGCAGGTGTCGTTGCCGCAACCCGCCCAGTCGCACCGCATCCCACCCCACCACCGCCTCGCCGTACACCGAGAAGCCGTTGGGAAAGGGCGCCTCTACGACTGGCAATCCGGAAGGGCCCGCCACGCGGAAGCGCGCCAGCTCGTAGTCCGGGCCGAAGAGGCCCTGGCGGAAGCCTCCGTGCTGCCCTCGCACCTCGAGCCGTAGCCGTGCGTCCAACGTGGGCGTCACCGCATCCGCACCCACGCCGGCCACCGCGCCCCATGCCCCGCCCACGCCCGGACGCCCACCCCAGCCGGCCAGCACGTGCAGCTCGTAGCCCGGGCGCACCACCACCACCGCCGTTCCATCCAGGTGCGCCAGCGTCACCTGGGGCGAGTGGCCTCCGGCTCGCCCCCAGTCGTGCACCGCGGACAGAGCCAGCGTGTAGCGCCCCGGCTGCTCCTGCGGGCCCGTGAAGAGGTGTGCCAAGTCGAGCGCCACCTCCGCGCCCATGAGGTGCGCGCCCAGCACATCCGAGGAGAACGCCTCCGCGTAGAGGGGGCCCAGCGTGCCGGTGAGAAAGGCTCCAGCCGGGTGGTAGTCCGGATTGGAGCGATTCGAGTACCGCCGTACCAGGTGCCCGGAAAGGAGGCTGTAGCTGTCGAGGGCGCCCGCCCACAGCCCCACCGGAGAGGCATCCGAGCCCAGCTTGAGCGCACGCACCAGCTGCCCCCAGTCCGAGAGGCTGTCCCAGTCCTCGCGGCGCACCCACCCGACGCCCGGAGCTCCGCCACCCAGCCGCAGCCGCACCGGAGCGCCCAGGTTGACGCCGAGCTCCTCGCCGCCGTCCAGCACCAGCATGGGGGTCAATTGGACATAGCGCTCCACGCCGCCTGTCCCGCCACCCGGCAGCAGCGCAAACCCGGTGGCCTCCAGGCGCGCCAGGTAGTGCAGGCGTCTGGCCGAGGATGCTGGGAGCGGTGGCTCCATTGCCCCATCGGGCGGGTTATCGGGCCCTTCCGCCTGAGAGAGGAGCAGTAGCACCAGCAGCGTGGATGTCATCAGCGCCTCCGATGGATGACGCCCATTCTATCGGGTGGCCCTGACA contains:
- a CDS encoding helix-turn-helix domain-containing protein encodes the protein MDVALKKYLGKSARAARVHKGFTQAEVAQRAELAVAVYGRIERGEMMPSLPTVQRLCRVLEVDANTLLGFSSPTPPAWFTSPPPKERPAVHEFLRTARRMKPRQLRALRSVAQAMLTTNSSTSRQLTLPTQDARC
- a CDS encoding serine/threonine protein kinase, producing MQLPPFKQPESGDIVGDYRLTSRLGDGGQGLVFKAERAGRFFVIKFFRARELDAWGLMEVSILQKFKHPNIVRVRGYDRWPDPDHGYFYIVMEWVDGLTLEQYALTENPCARRCAGLMLTLARTLGAVHRKNVLHRDIKRDNIIIRSRNAEPVLVDFGIGAVADATPVPGSSVLPPGTQEYVSPEAWRFLGENAGEPVSYKSQVSDELWALGVTFYWLLTNRLPFGTRRNPLMVKAILGTTPPAPHECNPRVPKALSDVCMRMLVKEPAVRFPDMSALCAALESALAAAQGDASWDVPLGDPDAPEEAMADEIPAQVPWDEEELAVRRCFALPRRGQKKQGDEERRPPVVAPPVLPAAPPSPAPVAEALAARMAAIFPAHAWEGVPFPEEEVPAPPLPAAQGSVAPAPAVAASQVEDAGPTREAAPRRGPLRLVVSRAFPTFMGTLPVRAVALDGLRRAALVLVLMAVAAAASAGAVLAASPSSRAGGMAQRHVAPEPFTSSGNSPTLHAYLARELAVWRESPQAGGSAALFLPPTPAPAFTTAMLRKEDFSVNTPEKPQARRARFAEKCVTAACCAVLGGCVGAPSVRPAPKPEACPSSALDAMEKLHIRIGQEAAGSFPVVGGTKPVPVNQFSTFTLVEPFGELRPGTVLSGRLIFGEGRVYGRFTQAKQAQSKGGQTYPVCLELRSRAGELGVETKPDGGPDSAVVSSAQYVRAVDRFE
- a CDS encoding serine/threonine-protein kinase, with translation MSRSPHGPAARITFESGGYRYSILRHLVTHPQYDTLLLASRQHAEGGPVKLVELKPVVLEEGHEGLERVLEEVRLARFLRHPNNIAAVYGYAVQNELPYIVMEHMRGCYLLTAMDAAVAVGRRLSPAFAAYVAGEVADALDFAHRAVDEAGRPLHLVHRAVGPMRIRLGRNGRVQVTNFGAAYSELLGRIRSPDGLLRGDPSYIAPEILLGFLRPEPGLRDVLTPRNLDGRADIFSVGLVLLEMLLASYPLDPPDSLWRDVKRRFPAEVRSEVPTFIKLETLADRVLHFGPEEVQRVAEDVPTPLRQIVSKALRPNPDERYQIAGELRDELRAYLRGLPQPYGAKEAEEELAEILKEAFDLDKLAAHAGVERGVLPVPPDIDTDDFH
- a CDS encoding DUF2381 family protein; amino-acid sequence: MSSAPSADECEAASPRIELAAMPTKGQAPVVCIGPGLPITFRFDSLLRQDSLNIQERGWFEDWALGQQTLTLVPRENLVARKRTEVEVCFADGAAPACATFVLVVHPGLGMQEVKVLRQTRPVAHFQQAAKEAEAEVQQCRAEVRQLRAERGVPDGLSGAIASGLVNRGTGVESKDLSDTATEKEGNALAKHEVFSYRAKERVAVEVYLRNPGKEPWTAAGAVLRGPKGEVLKPLLLWQPGAILPAAPGYAQESERGRVVVEMLATEKEARGTYTLILWDAERQRTVTLGNVTFPE
- a CDS encoding helix-turn-helix domain-containing protein, with protein sequence MELEQLQPEQLQQSLGEVARAARERLGLTQAQVARQAGIAANVYGRIERGGMMPAVPTLRKLARTLGISADALLALSSADVAASVDAPAPEGNLSPELLQLVSMLRGWSPAKVKRLIRVLKVLENATDDE
- a CDS encoding helix-turn-helix transcriptional regulator, which codes for MAQVHKTQAKLALHLGAMAREARARAGLTQEEAAERIGVATEVYGRLERGNMLPSLPTLMRLCRALAVDANRLLGFSSSTPPAWLTLEIPGEDEPPAMRRLLRTVRKLKPRHLAALSNVASALLPPSGSGVSRTSKRAAS
- a CDS encoding DUF932 domain-containing protein — its product is MPHDIKEMAFVGQVPWHGLGTQLPQNTDYESIVEAAGFYMAEERPVFAPGMDEPIPDKKALFRQDTGGYLSTVSKGYEVIQFEDVARTLVEAAGGVRCIFHTAGTLGRHGERGWLLGELPEPMCVRGDKSIIKRYVLGYTGHDGTTAITLKNVATRVVCQNTIGVALGERDGAEWQILHTSSAKARLDEAGRAFRRLVQGYERFAALSDHLAMTRFSEHQLRNVIDVVMPLPQDETEHPRLMKGRNKVVELFHAGRGLEGSIRSTAWGALQAFSEYADHHRHTRVPKGKNVDTLRLESIWMGKAASLKRQALAAIADTARIRLAT